From the Hylaeus volcanicus isolate JK05 chromosome 4, UHH_iyHylVolc1.0_haploid, whole genome shotgun sequence genome, one window contains:
- the LOC128875001 gene encoding uncharacterized protein LOC128875001 isoform X3, producing MLIECGLGVYAVRSKTRGKTFRLPYSPFRVLAYDPLGVPVAPRGDRMSGSDVGDGQCNRTSESNVAAMGDVLAKKHADDAPHDGCTDADGDPTRQDVDPVDDYGDDAVRSPVVADAVPVANMTLDESTINAFIKGARDPEIIEHSPLRTSLETVVDNSSSSLSIDSPSRGKEACSCDTFKAKRELFREELQKAMKFQNLWTELRQHIRTSFNAALEATRTSGSLQLQQSVLSVDNMHDIVLQLCKRDPRQLFMRLVSQAQEFVVEVKVRLLALLHDRSVNNLAEIFLTDDYDALISTASQISELVKPLKDHLCKFNLSWDCFIKKLYQIYVYDDPLVQNNLPPFIGQLRKLLPLKGSEYQGLVHRYLSFDDEMTVIGDLWPETEPWMDKYNAEQAVRMTRLRQIREAWELFTATRKLMEQRMLNKSPDSGNELQEVDGQLSTLASQAKVGICEMDSRPLSPTPDFSLDSLNMPPSIEIVQILLDDWNKAQHQKLADIAGVLTATDIYANGQDDPDFFDYARATCHLAQFAIRSVRAHNEGGCLENNAEEGKSCDCHMCIGPAVSPTVNKSDTDNIELPLENPFPQLTNGFLEDTANCSATQVKKKVEEVETVEAESDGKEVKNVQEDTDLRTSEPQPCSCVYQHAREITERKREVLENPPCPCLLNSKRKWDTCPCLAKSVPDMVGLNNHPKPVSPSAVKTNQESNKPAVKTGSTQSAQTQTRHSTTQTQNTTHNHATHQGTAHPPHTHGLLPDLVKNTGTPHRPHAHTNHSSHACHKQANVEHIKRVSCNDLSSGDGDCSDSGSSQEDSCSTSSSAQRDSSRHCDCCYCEVFGHGVASVAPVSRNYNEMRERLRQLLTKKQAKKCKAACSPSKSSSESLSTNPNTETKAITNSAPRSNTPVSTTSTVQPDQRDQRDLEELLEFIEGNQNGKKDNNKKAEKKARQKQRKLEEKLKRDRQEAERQKLIELQKKTPEVTITVVDPQKPVPQRLLPRCNLPEVSILPTSPPVALPTVKQLSNKKKDKQEVYSNSSNTSSSSCSSSSSSTSSSINSKTKTAPVNTNLKNKSINISKLEKTAVSSQTNKTVAKNDKVDVGNKTNKTQTSNSASGKQNTSNTAEKSLPVDSTDKKLTKKERKKLKKLEETKAKEVKKPVQAETQPQIVTIKRVMESNSTEPTVTITLKGQTPAEDKVLFTLVNGQTKEVALPKMENEQNQNISGKKKKTKANNNNNNNTNNNNSLQQGNKLQQTNNSKQQSQNKICDNKNAKQQTNNDKPKGKQVDEKKLQQQSITETKTKSKKDKKNTENKENVLQQNTVNKNKNQQQSVSSKKQTKINTPPQTPVSQKTQNTTNENQKKSKGQQQDKNGQLNSAKNNKSMSANTASKQTKSDNQKTQSKTPGQMTIKQRPEVQPASTERVNSPLSSQFKDISANSKINIENLKLPPGITITKVDAPAKPLPIRSAPLPKPVNPPKQTTIIAAPMSGVQSSYASPQAGGNVIVVDTGKLKQDLLPKPAEKDVPKETPQTQSTTSKKKKKKNKNAPNSGNTINQTMAQNSDPFANDHIDEPARILHNPNTNTVTIRNPAFGPMKVPPTQQAAIIKVSENGMVTIRSPALQQAINAGLTSPPKPDYIVKGDLSSRPPTENANLKHVNGIIPSSLAELRSRLNPDCATLNGLANIQISKVTNGQPIPENGINLKGTSVTLTKVRTDTSIKDVQSAKTTGREAINTSLPATTTGKSKKKKKRGAGARQCGDDWNLVESVFTPKDIDLEDGEMDDVERELEAFKRFCLQSVPPPRKEKVNLNIKDIVLKKKSSSSSSSSSAAAAVIAAN from the exons ATGTTGATTGAATGCGGTTTAGGTGTTTACGCGGTTCGGAGTAAAACCCGTGGAAAAACGTTTCGATTGCCGTACAGCCCGTTCAGAGTACTCGCGTACGATCCACTTGGTGTGCCAGTTGCACCACGCGGTGATAGAATGAGCGGCAGCGACGTCGGGGACGGTCAATGCAACAGGACGAGTGAAAGCAACGTAGCAGCGATGGGTGACGTTCTCGCTAAGAAACACGCAGACGATGCACCTCACGATGGCTGCACCGACGCTGACGGCGATCCCACGCGACAGGACGTGGATCCTGTCGACGATTACGGGGACGACGCTGTCAGGTCGCCTGTCGTCGCGGACGCCGTTCCTGTCGCG AACATGACTTTGGATGAAAGCACGATTAATGCGTTTATCAAGGGTGCAAGAGATCCAGAGATCATCGAGCACAGTCCATTGAGGACAAGCTTGGAGACTGTTGTAGATAATTCGAGCAGTAGCTTGAGTATAGATAGTCCTTCCAGAGGGAAGGAGGCATGTTCCTGTGATACATTCAAAGCAAAAAG aGAGCTGTTCAGAGAAGAGCTGCAGAAGGCCATGAAGTTTCAGAACCTGTGGACTGAACTGAGACAACACATACGAACCTCTTTCAATGCTGCATTGGAAGCCACCCGTACATCAGGGAGCTTACAATTGCAGCAGAGCGTGCTTTCTGTAGATAACATGCACGACATTGTTCTACA ACTGTGTAAGAGGGATCCTCGTCAGTTGTTTATGAGGCTAGTGAGTCAGGCACAGGAATTCGTTGTAGAAGTAAAAGTTCGTTTGTTAGCTCTTCTACACGATCGTAGTGTAAATAACTTAGcagaaatttttcttacag ATGATTACGACGCGTTGATATCGACGGCTTCGCAAATATCTGAATTAGTAAAACCTTTGAAGGATCATCTGTGCAAGTTTAATTTGTCGTGGgattgtttcattaaaaagttatATCAGATCTATGTATACGACGACCCGTTGGTACAAAACAATTTGCCGCCGTTCATTGGACAG TTGAGGAAACTCTTGCCATTGAAAGGCTCAGAATACCAAGGCCTCGTTCATCGATATTTGTCGTTTGACGACGAGATGACGGTAATCGGAGACCTGTGGCCAGAGACTGAGCCGTGGATGGATAAGTACAA TGCAGAACAAGCAGTTCGAATGACCAGGCTCAGGCAAATAAGGGAGGCGTGGGAATTGTTTACAGCGACTAGGAAACTTATGGAGCAGCGTATGTTGAACAAGTCGCCCGATAGTGGAAA CGAATTGCAAGAAGTCGACGGTCAACTTTCGACGCTTGCGTCACAAGCAAAAGTTGGTATATGTGAAATGGATAGTAGGCCTTTAAGTCCAACGCCAGATTTTAGTTTGGATTCGCTCAATATGCCCCCGAGTATTGAGATAGTTCAAATCTTGTTAGATGACTGGAATAAAGCTCAACATCAAAAGTTAGCCGACATAGCCGGCGTACTGACGGCTACAGATATTTATGCTAACGGCCAAGACGATCCTGACTTTTTCGATTACGCGCGCGCGACGTGTCATCTAGCTCAATTCGCGATTAGATCTGTCAG GGCTCATAACGAAGGTGGGTGTTTGGAAAACAACGCGGAGGAAGGGAAAAGCTGCGATTGTCACATGTGTATAGGACCCGCGGTGTCTCCAACC GTCAATAAAAGTGATACAGACAATATAGAATTACCATTAGAAAATCCTTTTCCACAGCTCACGAATGGTTTTTTAG AAGACACGGCCAATTGTTCCGCGACACAGGTGAAGAAAAAAGTGGAGGAGGTGGAAACGGTGGAAGCGGAAAGCGACGGAAAGGAGGTGAAGAACGTACAAGAGGATACCGATTTGAGAACGTCCGAACCGCAACCGTGTTCATGCGTGTATCAGCACGCTAGGGAGATAACGGAGAGGAAGAGGGAGGTTCTGGAGAATCCTCCTTGTCCCTGTCTGTTGAACTCCAAACGGAAGTGGGATACTTGTCCCTGTTTGGCAAAAT CTGTACCTGATATGGTCGGATTGAATAATCATCCAAAGCCGGTATCACCTTCCGCCGTGAAGACTAACCAAGAATCAAATAAACCAGCAGTGAAAACTGGTTCTACGCAGTCTGCTCAAACACAGACGAGACATTCTACGACGCAGACGCAGAATACCACTCACAATCACGCAACACATCAAG GTACCGCTCATCCTCCGCACACGCACGGACTTCTTCCAGACTTGGTGAAAAACACGGGTACTCCTCATAGACCTCACGCGCACACCAACCATTCGTCGCACGCGTGTCACAAGCAGGCCAATGTCGAGCACATCAAGCGAGTGTCGTGTAATGACC TAAGTTCCGGAGACGGTGATTGTTCGGATTCCGGAAGCAGTCAAGAGGACTCTTGCTCGACCAGTAGTTCGGCACAAAGAGACTCAAGTAGGCATTGTGACTGTTGTTACTGTGAAGTGTTTGGGCATGGAGTT GCTTCTGTGGCGCCGGTTAGTCGAAACTATAATGAAATGAGGGAAAGGTTACGGCAGTTGTTGACTAAGAAACAGGCGAAAAAGTGTAAAGCCGCGTGTAGTCCTTCGAAGAGCTCGTCGGAGTCCTTGTCGACGAATCCCAACACGGAAACGAAAGCGATAACGAATTCGGCGCCTAGATCGAACACTCCAGTCTCGACCACCTCCACGGTGCAGCCTGATCAACGAGATCAGAGGGACTTGGAGGAATTGCTCGAATTCATCGAAGGGAACCAGAATGGGAAGAAGGATAATAATAAGAAGGCTGAGAAGAAGGCCAGACAGAAGCAACGGAAG TTGGAGGAGAAGCTTAAAAGAGACAGACAAGAGGCGGAAAGACAGAAACTGATAGAGTTGCAAAAAAAGACGCCGGAAGTTACGATCACGGTCGTAGATCCGCAGAAACCCGTTCCTCAAAGATTGCTACCTCGGTGTAATCTACCCGAAGTATCTATTTTACCTACGTCACCGCCAGTAGCATTGCCGACTGTAAAGCAATtaagtaataaaaagaaagacaagCAAGAAGTCTATAGCAATAGTAGTAACACTAGTAGCAGTAGCTGTAGCAGCAGTAGTAGTAGTACAAGTAGTAGTATAAACAGCAAAACGAAGACTGCACCTGTGAATACGAATCTAAAGAACAAAAGTATTAATATCAGTAAGCTCGAGAAAACGGCGGTGTCTAGCCAAACGAATAAGACGGTCGCCAAAAATGACAAAGTTGACGTTGGCaataaaacgaacaaaacGCAGACCAGCAACAGCGCGAGCGGCAAGCAAAACACGAGCAATACCGCGGAGAAATCGCTGCCTGTTGATTCGACCGATAAGAAATTGACGAAGAAGGAGAGGAAGAAGCTGAAGAAACTGGAGGAGACGAAAGCGAAAGAGGTGAAGAAACCGGTTCAGGCGGAGACCCAGCCGCAAATCGTGACCATTAAGAGGGTCATGGAGTCGAACAGCACCGAGCCTACAGTCACGATCACGCTGAAAGGTCAAACACCAGCCGAGGATAAGGTTTTATTCACGCTGGTGAATGGACAGACTAAGGAGGTCGCTCTCCCGAAGATGGAAAACGAACAGAACCAGAACATCAgcgggaagaagaagaagaccaaagcaaataacaataacaataataacacaAATAACAACAACTCGTTGCAACAGGGAAACAAGTTGCAACAGACGAACAATTCGAAGCAACAGAGccagaataaaatttgcgaTAACAAGAACGCGAAGCAGCAAACAAATAACGACAAGCCCAAAGGGAAACAAGTAGACGAGAAGAAGCTTCAGCAGCAGAGTATAACCGAGACGAAGACGAAATCCAAGAAGGATAAGAAGAACACGGAGAACAAGGAGAATGTGCTACAGCAAAACACAGTGAACAAAAACAAGAATCAACAACAGAGCGTGTCTAGCAAGAAACagactaaaataaatactccTCCTCAGACACCGGTTTCTCAGAAGACGCAGAACACGACGAACGAGAACCAGAAGAAATCGAAAGGGCAGCAACAGGATAAAAACGGTCAGTTGAATTCtgctaaaaataataaaagtatgagTGCCAACACCGCGAGCAAGCAAACGAAGAGTGATAATCAGAAGACGCAGAGCAAGACGCCAGGTCAGATGACGATCAAACAAAGACCAGAGGTACAACCAGCTTCCACGGAGCGAGTCAACTCGCCCCTGAGCAGTCAGTTCAAAGACATCAGCGCGAATTCCAAGATTAACATAGAGAACTTAAAGTTACCACCAGGTATCACGATAACGAAGGTTGACGCGCCAGCGAAACCTTTGCCTATAAGATCAGCACCGCTTCCCAAGCCTGTGAATCCTCCCAAGCAAACCACGATCATCGCTGCACCGATGAGTGGCGTTCAGTCGAGCTACGCGAGTCCTCAGGCGGGTGGAAACGTGATCGTCGTGGATACTGGGAAATTAAAGCAGGATCTCCTCCCCAAACCTGCGGAGAAGG ACGTGCCTAAAGAAACGCCACAGACCCAAAGCACCACCagcaagaaaaagaagaagaagaacaaaaatgCACCGAACTCTGGCAACACCATCAACCAGACAATGGCGCAAAACAGTGATCCCTTCGCCAACGATCACATAGATGAACCAGCTAGAATCCTTCACAATCCCAACACGAACACGGTGACCATAAGGAACCCAGCGTTTGGTCCGATGAAAGTACCACCAACCCAACAGGCAGCTATTATAAAAGTGTCAGAGAACGGTATGGTGACTATCAGGAGTCCAGCGTTGCAGCAGGCTATCAACGCAGGCCTGACATCGCCACCGAAACCCGATTACATAGTGAAAGGCGACTTGTCGTCCAGACCACCGACGGAGAACGCAAACCTGAAGCACGTGAACGGTATCATCCCGTCGAGCCTGGCGGAACTGCGAAGCAGACTGAACCCGGACTGCGCGACTCTCAACGGTCTAGCTAACATTCAGATCAGCAAAGTGACCAACGGTCAACCGATACCCGAGAACGGGATCAACCTGAAAGGAACCAGCGTCACCCTGACGAAGGTAAGGACCGACACGAGCATCAAGGACGTTCAGAGCGCAAAAACGACGGGCAGAGAAGCGATAAACACCTCGTTACCGGCCACCACCACTGGGAAgagcaagaaaaagaaaaaacgcgGCGCTGGCGCGCGACAATGCGGAGATGACTGGAACCTCGTTG AGAGCGTATTCACGCCCAAAGATATAGACCTCGAGGACGGAGAGATGGACGACGTCGAGCGCGAGCTGGAAGCCTTCAAGAGGTTTTGTCTGCAGTCCGTGCCGCCGCCACGCAAGGAGAAGGTCAATCTCAACATCAAGGACATCGTTCTGAAGAAGaaatcatcgtcgtcgtcgtcgtcgtcctcggCGGCCGCCGCAGTCATCGCCGCGAATTGA
- the LOC128875001 gene encoding uncharacterized protein LOC128875001 isoform X2, protein MLIECGLGVYAVRSKTRGKTFRLPYSPFRVLAYDPLGVPVAPRGDRMSGSDVGDGQCNRTSESNVAAMGDVLAKKHADDAPHDGCTDADGDPTRQDVDPVDDYGDDAVRSPVVADAVPVANMTLDESTINAFIKGARDPEIIEHSPLRTSLETVVDNSSSSLSIDSPSRGKEACSCDTFKAKRELFREELQKAMKFQNLWTELRQHIRTSFNAALEATRTSGSLQLQQSVLSVDNMHDIVLQLCKRDPRQLFMRLVSQAQEFVVEVKVRLLALLHDRSVNNLAEIFLTGLLDDYDALISTASQISELVKPLKDHLCKFNLSWDCFIKKLYQIYVYDDPLVQNNLPPFIGQLRKLLPLKGSEYQGLVHRYLSFDDEMTVIGDLWPETEPWMDKYNAEQAVRMTRLRQIREAWELFTATRKLMEQRMLNKSPDSGNELQEVDGQLSTLASQAKVGICEMDSRPLSPTPDFSLDSLNMPPSIEIVQILLDDWNKAQHQKLADIAGVLTATDIYANGQDDPDFFDYARATCHLAQFAIRSVRAHNEGGCLENNAEEGKSCDCHMCIGPAVSPTVNKSDTDNIELPLENPFPQLTNGFLDTANCSATQVKKKVEEVETVEAESDGKEVKNVQEDTDLRTSEPQPCSCVYQHAREITERKREVLENPPCPCLLNSKRKWDTCPCLAKSVPDMVGLNNHPKPVSPSAVKTNQESNKPAVKTGSTQSAQTQTRHSTTQTQNTTHNHATHQGTAHPPHTHGLLPDLVKNTGTPHRPHAHTNHSSHACHKQANVEHIKRVSCNDLSSGDGDCSDSGSSQEDSCSTSSSAQRDSSRHCDCCYCEVFGHGVASVAPVSRNYNEMRERLRQLLTKKQAKKCKAACSPSKSSSESLSTNPNTETKAITNSAPRSNTPVSTTSTVQPDQRDQRDLEELLEFIEGNQNGKKDNNKKAEKKARQKQRKLEEKLKRDRQEAERQKLIELQKKTPEVTITVVDPQKPVPQRLLPRCNLPEVSILPTSPPVALPTVKQLSNKKKDKQEVYSNSSNTSSSSCSSSSSSTSSSINSKTKTAPVNTNLKNKSINISKLEKTAVSSQTNKTVAKNDKVDVGNKTNKTQTSNSASGKQNTSNTAEKSLPVDSTDKKLTKKERKKLKKLEETKAKEVKKPVQAETQPQIVTIKRVMESNSTEPTVTITLKGQTPAEDKVLFTLVNGQTKEVALPKMENEQNQNISGKKKKTKANNNNNNNTNNNNSLQQGNKLQQTNNSKQQSQNKICDNKNAKQQTNNDKPKGKQVDEKKLQQQSITETKTKSKKDKKNTENKENVLQQNTVNKNKNQQQSVSSKKQTKINTPPQTPVSQKTQNTTNENQKKSKGQQQDKNGQLNSAKNNKSMSANTASKQTKSDNQKTQSKTPGQMTIKQRPEVQPASTERVNSPLSSQFKDISANSKINIENLKLPPGITITKVDAPAKPLPIRSAPLPKPVNPPKQTTIIAAPMSGVQSSYASPQAGGNVIVVDTGKLKQDLLPKPAEKDVPKETPQTQSTTSKKKKKKNKNAPNSGNTINQTMAQNSDPFANDHIDEPARILHNPNTNTVTIRNPAFGPMKVPPTQQAAIIKVSENGMVTIRSPALQQAINAGLTSPPKPDYIVKGDLSSRPPTENANLKHVNGIIPSSLAELRSRLNPDCATLNGLANIQISKVTNGQPIPENGINLKGTSVTLTKVRTDTSIKDVQSAKTTGREAINTSLPATTTGKSKKKKKRGAGARQCGDDWNLVESVFTPKDIDLEDGEMDDVERELEAFKRFCLQSVPPPRKEKVNLNIKDIVLKKKSSSSSSSSSAAAAVIAAN, encoded by the exons ATGTTGATTGAATGCGGTTTAGGTGTTTACGCGGTTCGGAGTAAAACCCGTGGAAAAACGTTTCGATTGCCGTACAGCCCGTTCAGAGTACTCGCGTACGATCCACTTGGTGTGCCAGTTGCACCACGCGGTGATAGAATGAGCGGCAGCGACGTCGGGGACGGTCAATGCAACAGGACGAGTGAAAGCAACGTAGCAGCGATGGGTGACGTTCTCGCTAAGAAACACGCAGACGATGCACCTCACGATGGCTGCACCGACGCTGACGGCGATCCCACGCGACAGGACGTGGATCCTGTCGACGATTACGGGGACGACGCTGTCAGGTCGCCTGTCGTCGCGGACGCCGTTCCTGTCGCG AACATGACTTTGGATGAAAGCACGATTAATGCGTTTATCAAGGGTGCAAGAGATCCAGAGATCATCGAGCACAGTCCATTGAGGACAAGCTTGGAGACTGTTGTAGATAATTCGAGCAGTAGCTTGAGTATAGATAGTCCTTCCAGAGGGAAGGAGGCATGTTCCTGTGATACATTCAAAGCAAAAAG aGAGCTGTTCAGAGAAGAGCTGCAGAAGGCCATGAAGTTTCAGAACCTGTGGACTGAACTGAGACAACACATACGAACCTCTTTCAATGCTGCATTGGAAGCCACCCGTACATCAGGGAGCTTACAATTGCAGCAGAGCGTGCTTTCTGTAGATAACATGCACGACATTGTTCTACA ACTGTGTAAGAGGGATCCTCGTCAGTTGTTTATGAGGCTAGTGAGTCAGGCACAGGAATTCGTTGTAGAAGTAAAAGTTCGTTTGTTAGCTCTTCTACACGATCGTAGTGTAAATAACTTAGcagaaatttttcttacag GTCTTTTAGATGATTACGACGCGTTGATATCGACGGCTTCGCAAATATCTGAATTAGTAAAACCTTTGAAGGATCATCTGTGCAAGTTTAATTTGTCGTGGgattgtttcattaaaaagttatATCAGATCTATGTATACGACGACCCGTTGGTACAAAACAATTTGCCGCCGTTCATTGGACAG TTGAGGAAACTCTTGCCATTGAAAGGCTCAGAATACCAAGGCCTCGTTCATCGATATTTGTCGTTTGACGACGAGATGACGGTAATCGGAGACCTGTGGCCAGAGACTGAGCCGTGGATGGATAAGTACAA TGCAGAACAAGCAGTTCGAATGACCAGGCTCAGGCAAATAAGGGAGGCGTGGGAATTGTTTACAGCGACTAGGAAACTTATGGAGCAGCGTATGTTGAACAAGTCGCCCGATAGTGGAAA CGAATTGCAAGAAGTCGACGGTCAACTTTCGACGCTTGCGTCACAAGCAAAAGTTGGTATATGTGAAATGGATAGTAGGCCTTTAAGTCCAACGCCAGATTTTAGTTTGGATTCGCTCAATATGCCCCCGAGTATTGAGATAGTTCAAATCTTGTTAGATGACTGGAATAAAGCTCAACATCAAAAGTTAGCCGACATAGCCGGCGTACTGACGGCTACAGATATTTATGCTAACGGCCAAGACGATCCTGACTTTTTCGATTACGCGCGCGCGACGTGTCATCTAGCTCAATTCGCGATTAGATCTGTCAG GGCTCATAACGAAGGTGGGTGTTTGGAAAACAACGCGGAGGAAGGGAAAAGCTGCGATTGTCACATGTGTATAGGACCCGCGGTGTCTCCAACC GTCAATAAAAGTGATACAGACAATATAGAATTACCATTAGAAAATCCTTTTCCACAGCTCACGAATGGTTTTTTAG ACACGGCCAATTGTTCCGCGACACAGGTGAAGAAAAAAGTGGAGGAGGTGGAAACGGTGGAAGCGGAAAGCGACGGAAAGGAGGTGAAGAACGTACAAGAGGATACCGATTTGAGAACGTCCGAACCGCAACCGTGTTCATGCGTGTATCAGCACGCTAGGGAGATAACGGAGAGGAAGAGGGAGGTTCTGGAGAATCCTCCTTGTCCCTGTCTGTTGAACTCCAAACGGAAGTGGGATACTTGTCCCTGTTTGGCAAAAT CTGTACCTGATATGGTCGGATTGAATAATCATCCAAAGCCGGTATCACCTTCCGCCGTGAAGACTAACCAAGAATCAAATAAACCAGCAGTGAAAACTGGTTCTACGCAGTCTGCTCAAACACAGACGAGACATTCTACGACGCAGACGCAGAATACCACTCACAATCACGCAACACATCAAG GTACCGCTCATCCTCCGCACACGCACGGACTTCTTCCAGACTTGGTGAAAAACACGGGTACTCCTCATAGACCTCACGCGCACACCAACCATTCGTCGCACGCGTGTCACAAGCAGGCCAATGTCGAGCACATCAAGCGAGTGTCGTGTAATGACC TAAGTTCCGGAGACGGTGATTGTTCGGATTCCGGAAGCAGTCAAGAGGACTCTTGCTCGACCAGTAGTTCGGCACAAAGAGACTCAAGTAGGCATTGTGACTGTTGTTACTGTGAAGTGTTTGGGCATGGAGTT GCTTCTGTGGCGCCGGTTAGTCGAAACTATAATGAAATGAGGGAAAGGTTACGGCAGTTGTTGACTAAGAAACAGGCGAAAAAGTGTAAAGCCGCGTGTAGTCCTTCGAAGAGCTCGTCGGAGTCCTTGTCGACGAATCCCAACACGGAAACGAAAGCGATAACGAATTCGGCGCCTAGATCGAACACTCCAGTCTCGACCACCTCCACGGTGCAGCCTGATCAACGAGATCAGAGGGACTTGGAGGAATTGCTCGAATTCATCGAAGGGAACCAGAATGGGAAGAAGGATAATAATAAGAAGGCTGAGAAGAAGGCCAGACAGAAGCAACGGAAG TTGGAGGAGAAGCTTAAAAGAGACAGACAAGAGGCGGAAAGACAGAAACTGATAGAGTTGCAAAAAAAGACGCCGGAAGTTACGATCACGGTCGTAGATCCGCAGAAACCCGTTCCTCAAAGATTGCTACCTCGGTGTAATCTACCCGAAGTATCTATTTTACCTACGTCACCGCCAGTAGCATTGCCGACTGTAAAGCAATtaagtaataaaaagaaagacaagCAAGAAGTCTATAGCAATAGTAGTAACACTAGTAGCAGTAGCTGTAGCAGCAGTAGTAGTAGTACAAGTAGTAGTATAAACAGCAAAACGAAGACTGCACCTGTGAATACGAATCTAAAGAACAAAAGTATTAATATCAGTAAGCTCGAGAAAACGGCGGTGTCTAGCCAAACGAATAAGACGGTCGCCAAAAATGACAAAGTTGACGTTGGCaataaaacgaacaaaacGCAGACCAGCAACAGCGCGAGCGGCAAGCAAAACACGAGCAATACCGCGGAGAAATCGCTGCCTGTTGATTCGACCGATAAGAAATTGACGAAGAAGGAGAGGAAGAAGCTGAAGAAACTGGAGGAGACGAAAGCGAAAGAGGTGAAGAAACCGGTTCAGGCGGAGACCCAGCCGCAAATCGTGACCATTAAGAGGGTCATGGAGTCGAACAGCACCGAGCCTACAGTCACGATCACGCTGAAAGGTCAAACACCAGCCGAGGATAAGGTTTTATTCACGCTGGTGAATGGACAGACTAAGGAGGTCGCTCTCCCGAAGATGGAAAACGAACAGAACCAGAACATCAgcgggaagaagaagaagaccaaagcaaataacaataacaataataacacaAATAACAACAACTCGTTGCAACAGGGAAACAAGTTGCAACAGACGAACAATTCGAAGCAACAGAGccagaataaaatttgcgaTAACAAGAACGCGAAGCAGCAAACAAATAACGACAAGCCCAAAGGGAAACAAGTAGACGAGAAGAAGCTTCAGCAGCAGAGTATAACCGAGACGAAGACGAAATCCAAGAAGGATAAGAAGAACACGGAGAACAAGGAGAATGTGCTACAGCAAAACACAGTGAACAAAAACAAGAATCAACAACAGAGCGTGTCTAGCAAGAAACagactaaaataaatactccTCCTCAGACACCGGTTTCTCAGAAGACGCAGAACACGACGAACGAGAACCAGAAGAAATCGAAAGGGCAGCAACAGGATAAAAACGGTCAGTTGAATTCtgctaaaaataataaaagtatgagTGCCAACACCGCGAGCAAGCAAACGAAGAGTGATAATCAGAAGACGCAGAGCAAGACGCCAGGTCAGATGACGATCAAACAAAGACCAGAGGTACAACCAGCTTCCACGGAGCGAGTCAACTCGCCCCTGAGCAGTCAGTTCAAAGACATCAGCGCGAATTCCAAGATTAACATAGAGAACTTAAAGTTACCACCAGGTATCACGATAACGAAGGTTGACGCGCCAGCGAAACCTTTGCCTATAAGATCAGCACCGCTTCCCAAGCCTGTGAATCCTCCCAAGCAAACCACGATCATCGCTGCACCGATGAGTGGCGTTCAGTCGAGCTACGCGAGTCCTCAGGCGGGTGGAAACGTGATCGTCGTGGATACTGGGAAATTAAAGCAGGATCTCCTCCCCAAACCTGCGGAGAAGG ACGTGCCTAAAGAAACGCCACAGACCCAAAGCACCACCagcaagaaaaagaagaagaagaacaaaaatgCACCGAACTCTGGCAACACCATCAACCAGACAATGGCGCAAAACAGTGATCCCTTCGCCAACGATCACATAGATGAACCAGCTAGAATCCTTCACAATCCCAACACGAACACGGTGACCATAAGGAACCCAGCGTTTGGTCCGATGAAAGTACCACCAACCCAACAGGCAGCTATTATAAAAGTGTCAGAGAACGGTATGGTGACTATCAGGAGTCCAGCGTTGCAGCAGGCTATCAACGCAGGCCTGACATCGCCACCGAAACCCGATTACATAGTGAAAGGCGACTTGTCGTCCAGACCACCGACGGAGAACGCAAACCTGAAGCACGTGAACGGTATCATCCCGTCGAGCCTGGCGGAACTGCGAAGCAGACTGAACCCGGACTGCGCGACTCTCAACGGTCTAGCTAACATTCAGATCAGCAAAGTGACCAACGGTCAACCGATACCCGAGAACGGGATCAACCTGAAAGGAACCAGCGTCACCCTGACGAAGGTAAGGACCGACACGAGCATCAAGGACGTTCAGAGCGCAAAAACGACGGGCAGAGAAGCGATAAACACCTCGTTACCGGCCACCACCACTGGGAAgagcaagaaaaagaaaaaacgcgGCGCTGGCGCGCGACAATGCGGAGATGACTGGAACCTCGTTG AGAGCGTATTCACGCCCAAAGATATAGACCTCGAGGACGGAGAGATGGACGACGTCGAGCGCGAGCTGGAAGCCTTCAAGAGGTTTTGTCTGCAGTCCGTGCCGCCGCCACGCAAGGAGAAGGTCAATCTCAACATCAAGGACATCGTTCTGAAGAAGaaatcatcgtcgtcgtcgtcgtcgtcctcggCGGCCGCCGCAGTCATCGCCGCGAATTGA